From one Portunus trituberculatus isolate SZX2019 chromosome 30, ASM1759143v1, whole genome shotgun sequence genomic stretch:
- the LOC123510918 gene encoding mucin-2-like isoform X2 gives MNARGTFLLLRLAALLATGVCQGGAARFYTTNTLTEVEPRVGGDYDALLDQVSGDFGVRSEVLEAAGQEPEYRGADTMVVPLYIPKGAVPIKVARIARSDSRDPVLEVVDLTMSPAADSVLIRRIGPVDRQRAASPPNRATWRPPQRTRITRLTPIRRSDSPRRRVPLPSSSSPSPSPSSSLSSPSPPLPRSPALQSEFGKRLPVSEGGPIDTPVPDTDTATKRAKKNELSKDSQFPEELHTTTLPTTTTTPTTTTTAAASSASTSSPPPPPDPKGGEIKATTRRFSTHLASTSTSTAIPSTTTSSTSTTTPTTTTNAKSPPPTTTTTTSTTPSATEKTTTTTTTESTAQKTPSSTSSTTERRSIIFPRPVESVINGRGKSLATTTTTTTSTTTTTTTTPSTTTTKTVTSGRSFPVPVRNLPAWVMRPRTPPPPPPRRIFITTTTSTTTTTERPRRIRDKLRRLSRLRGGVNKEPSTTTTTTTTTTERARTTTPSTTTTTTERKTPPTTTQPSTTTRRTSTVRKMPSVSEILNSRIEEEEEEENLEENLSTSLGRPSTTEEYTTKTTTLRTVETREREKDQSTTTLKTVEEKQRDNDKSTTTLRTVERQRENDQATTTLKTVERQREKGQTTTSTTQKALEEEIQKTQLRVATESSSVEKVPLSNANWKFVRRPQPPQDSENPEALPRPSGPRRRRPLRPRIKLPPPITYHRTSTTPPQETFASTSTTATTTHPPPTSTTTTTTTTTPLTTTITVTSTTTPRVVLTTTTTTTTTPVPTTAATTRTPAQVVIDSLTEIMKQATNTSRNKDRVYNITAKLESLNRRLAEQGIHIIHAEVDGEKIKLDNRMIIRPRQPPVTTFRPSTSLPASTLPFPRPSAPSSSTSFSFFTPSTEEDAQGKQIQTSIRSSFSFHTSHSPDTVNEVQTTTGDSTPTTNKPVDMRKPDDKPFLAPSRLPTAMEGEEQTRNISDPRMPESPSVIISGTRSSLDWEGRRGTSTSILATATVPTTVTTRTRSTTVPVTTHQPVTTPSLRLRPTHEAGNESQSPDDARPSTTVHPTSHHRPTFFPPPTDHSHADRTPNPTRIPTIKVVSILKGAEVPGSPATVEDVVEDDLQVLKDSQDMNDTPKASYTAIYVISVIGVIPAAGLAFFIARRFLKKTQKALPESEERGEGFTPITHHHSRKTQSSAHAPAMESDGPSSVEAKNPRFTPWEFPRSKLRIASILGQGNFGVVWKAEARDLCACEGSQGGPTVLVAVKGVKEGAGQKEKQDLLKELAIMQHLGHHTNVVTLLGCCTQQEPYYVIMEYVMFGKLLTFLRDHRTRQNYYNFSSDTAALTSQDLTRFACQVASGCEYIQSRGIIHRDLASRNVLVDHNKVCKIADFGLARSVKDLGSDIYEQKSRGALPIRWMAPESLYMSIFTHKSDVWSLGILCWEIVTLGSTPYPGMTAREVMRRVREGYRLERPEHCHQELYRIVTRCWHQDLNQRPSFTEIKEDLQELLENSPTGYIDLENFPESSYYSMHENTEEKL, from the exons GTGTTTGTCAGGGTGGGGCGGCGAGGTTCTACACAACTAACACCCTGACGGAGGTTGAGCCGCGCGTGGGGGGAGACTACGACGCGCTCCTCGACCAGGTGAGCGGGGACTTCGGCGTCAGGTCAGAGGTGCTGGAGGCGGCAGGGCAGGAGCCAGAGTACCGGGGAGCGGACACGATGGTGGTGCCCCTGTACATCCCTAAGGGCGCCGTGCCGATCAAGGTGGCCCGCATCGCTCGCTCTGACTCACGCGACCCTGTGCTGGAGGTGGTGGACCTGACCATGTCCCCCGCGGCTGATTCCGTCCTCATACGAAGGATAGGACCGGTGGACAGACAAAGGGCAGCGTCGCCACCTAACAGAGCCACCTGGAGACCCCCGCAGAGGACGAGGATAACGAGATTGACTCCTATTAGACGATCAGACTCTCCTCGTCGACGTGTTCCCTTGCCCTCTTCGTCCTCgccctctccctcgccctcgTCCTCGCTCTCCTCCCCGTCCCCGCCCTTACCCCGCTCCCCGGCCCTGCAGTCTGAGTTCGGGAAAAGACTGCCTGTGTCTGAGGGCGGCCCCATAGACACTCCAGTCCCGGACACAGACACCGCCACCAAAAGAGCGAAGAAGAATGAGTTAAGTAAAGATTCGCAGTTTCCTGAAGAGCTGCACACTACCactcttcccaccaccaccaccaccccaaccaccaccactaccgccgccgcTTCCTCTGCATCCACTTCCTCGCCTCCACCGCCCCCAGATCCCAAAGGCGGAGAGATTAAAGCCACAACTCGTAGGTTTTCCACTCATTTAGCCTCCACCTCTACCAGTACCGCTATCCCATCAACTACCACTTCATCCACCTCTactaccacacccaccaccaccaccaatgccaagtctccaccacctaccaccaccaccactacttccactacaccaTCAGCCACTGAgaaaaccacaaccaccactactacagagTCCACCGCACAGAAgaccccttcctccacctcctccactacgGAACGGCGATCCATTATCTTTCCTAGACCGGTGGAGAGTGTGATAAACGGCAGAGGGAAAAGcttagcaaccaccaccaccaccacaacctccaccactactaccaccaccaccacgccctccaccaccaccaccaagacagtAACAAGTGGCCGGAGTTTCCCTGTACCTGTGAGGAACCTGCCAGCGTGGGTGATGAGGcccagaacaccaccaccaccaccaccgcgacgcatcttcatcaccaccaccaccagcaccaccaccaccacggagaGACCACGTAGAATTAGAGATAAGCTAAGACGGCTGAGCAGACTTCGAGGTGGTGTTAATAAGGagccttccaccactaccaccaccacaaccaccacaacggaGAGAGCCCGAACCACTACCCCgtcaaccactaccactacaactgaGAGGAAGACACCGCCGACCACAACACAGCCCTCCACGACCACCAGAAGAACCTCCACCGTCAGGAAGATGCCGAGTGTGAGTGAAATATTGAACTCCcgtattgaagaggaggaggaggaggagaacctggAGGAGAACCTTTCTACTAGCCTGGGCCGCCCTTCAACGACCGAGGAATACACGACGAAAACTACGACCTTGAGAACCgttgaaacaagagagagagagaaggaccagAGCACAACGACTTTGAAAACTGTTGAGGAAAAGCAAAGAGATAACGACAAAAGCACCACGACTTTGAGAACTGTTGAAAGGCAGCGAGAGAACGATCAGGCCACCACGACCTTGAAAACTGTTGAAAGGCAAAGAGAGAAGGGCCAGACAACTACTTCGACCACGCAGAAGGccctggaggaggagatacagaaGACCCAACTTCGTGTGGCAACCGAATCCTCGTCAGTAGAAAAGGTCCCTCTCTCCAACGCCAACTGGAAGTTCGTGAGACGCCCGCAACCTCCCCAGGACAGTGAAAACCCAGAGGCACTCCCAAGACCTTCAGGACCCCGTCGGCGCCGCCCTCTGAGGCCTAGAATCAAGCTGCCACCACCCATAACCTACCACAgaacctccaccacaccaccacaggaaACCttcgcctccacctccaccactgccactaccacacatcctccccccacctctacgaccaccaccaccaccactaccacaccacttaCCACTACAATCACAGTAACCTCAACAACCACCCCGCGTGTTGTTctaaccaccacgaccaccaccaccaccacacctgtcccCACCACAGCTGCCACCACGAGAACCCCAGCGCAGGTGGTGATAGACAGCCTGACGGAGATCATGAAGCAggccaccaacaccagcaggaACAAGGACCGCGTGTACAACATCACGGCGAAGCTGGAGAGCCTCAACCGGCGACTGGCGGAGCAAGGCATTCACATCATTCACGCTGAGGTGGATGGCGAGAAGATCAAGCTAGACAACAGGATGATAATACGACCTAGACAGCCTCCAGTCACCACCTTCAGGCCCTCCACCTCCCTGCCAGCCTCCACCCTCCCGTTCCCGCGACCCTCAGCTCCCTCATCCTccacgtccttctccttcttcacgcCCTCAACAGAAGAAGACGCACAGGGCAAGCAGATTCAGACCTCCATcagatcctccttctccttccacacCTCCCACTCCCCAGACACTGTGAACGAGGTGCAGACAACCACCGGAGactccacgcccaccaccaacAAACCTGTAGACATGAGGAAACCAGACGACAAGCCCTTCCTCGCCCCCTCCAGGCTCCCGACGGCGATGGAGGGCGAAGAGCAGACCAGGAACATCTCAGACCCAAGGATGCCTGAGTCTCCCTCCGTCATTATCAGCGGCACGAGGTCTAGTTTGGACTGGGAGGGCCGGCGCGGGACCTCCACCTCTATACTCGCCACAGCCACCGTccccaccaccgtcaccacccgCACCAGGTCCACCACCGTGCCCGTCACCACACACCAGCCTGTCACCACGCCCTCTCTCCGCCTCCGCCCGACACACGAGGCAGGGAATGAGTCTCAGTCTCCTGACGACGCCCGGCCCTCCACCACCGTCCACCCGACCTCCCACCACCGCCCAACTTTCTTCCCGCCGCCCACCGACCACAGTCACGCCGACAGAACTCCGAATCCTACGCGCATCCCGACCATCAAGGTAGTGTCCATCCTGAAGGGCGCAGAGGTCCCAGGATCCCCCGCTACTGTAGAGGATGTCGTAGAGGATGACCTGCAGGTTCTAAAGGACTCGCAGGATATGAATGACACCCCAAAGGCCTCTTACACCGCCATCTACGTCATCAGTGTCATCGGCGTCATCCCAGCGGCTGGGCTCGCCTTCTTCATCGCCCGCAGGTTCCTGAAGAAGACACAGAAGGCGCTGccggagagtgaagagagaggggaagggttcACGCCCATCACGCACCACCACTCCAGGAAAACGCAGTCCTCAGCCCACGCCCCAGCTATG GAGAGTGATGGGCCTTCGTCAGTAGAGGCAAAGAACCCTCGCTTCACGCCCTGGGAATTTCCTCGCTCCAAGCTTCGTATCGCCTCCATCCTGGGCCAGGGCAACTTcggagtg GTGTGGAAGGCAGAGGCGCGGGACCTGTGTGCGTGTGAAGGGTCCCAGGGCGGCCCCacggtgctggtggcggtgaagggcgtgaaggaaggcgcCGGACAGAAGGAGAAGCAAGATCTACTGAAGGAGCTGGCCATCATGCAACACCTGGGCCATCACACTAATGTTGTCACGCTGCTCGGGTGTTGTACTCAGCaag aGCCTTACTACGTCATCATGGAGTACGTGATGTTTGGCAAGCTGCTCACCTTCCTCCGAGACCATCGCACCAGACAGAACTATTACAACTTCTCTTCAGACACAGCAGCCCTCACCTCCCAAGACCTCACCCGCTTCGCCTGTCAAGTGGCCTCAGGGTGCGAGTACATTCAGAGCCGAGGg ATTATCCACCGAGACTTGGCTTCACGTAACGTCCTCGTCGACCACAACAAAGTCTGCAAGATCGCTGACTTCGGGCTGGCGAGGAGTGTGAAGGACCTGGGCAGTGACATCTATGAGCAGAAGAGCAGG GGAGCCTTGCCTATTAGATGGATGGCCCCGGAGTCTCTCTATATGAGCATCTTCACCCACAAGTCCGATGTCTGGAGCCTCGGTATTCTCTGCTGGGAAATCGTCACTCTAG GCTCCACCCCGTACCCCGGCATGACTGCGCGGGAGGTGATGCGGCGAGTGCGTGAGGGTTACCGCCTGGAGCGACCCGAGCACTGTCACCAGGAGCTGTATCGCATCGTTACCCGCTGCTGGCACCAAGACCTCAATCAGCGTCCCTCCTTCACGGAAATCAAGGAGGACCTGCAAGAACTCCTAGAGAACTCCCCGACTGGTTATATCGACCTTGAAAACTTCCCAGAGAGCAGTTATTACTCCATGCATGAAAATACCGAGGAGAAATTGTAA
- the LOC123510918 gene encoding mucin-2-like isoform X1: protein MNARGTFLLLRLAALLATGVCQGGAARFYTTNTLTEVEPRVGGDYDALLDQVSGDFGVRSEVLEAAGQEPEYRGADTMVVPLYIPKGAVPIKVARIARSDSRDPVLEVVDLTMSPAADSVLIRRIGPVDRQRAASPPNRATWRPPQRTRITRLTPIRRSDSPRRRVPLPSSSSPSPSPSSSLSSPSPPLPRSPALQSEFGKRLPVSEGGPIDTPVPDTDTATKRAKKNELSKDSQFPEELHTTTLPTTTTTPTTTTTAAASSASTSSPPPPPDPKGGEIKATTRRFSTHLASTSTSTAIPSTTTSSTSTTTPTTTTNAKSPPPTTTTTTSTTPSATEKTTTTTTTESTAQKTPSSTSSTTERRSIIFPRPVESVINGRGKSLATTTTTTTSTTTTTTTTPSTTTTKTVTSGRSFPVPVRNLPAWVMRPRTPPPPPPRRIFITTTTSTTTTTERPRRIRDKLRRLSRLRGGVNKEPSTTTTTTTTTTERARTTTPSTTTTTTERKTPPTTTQPSTTTRRTSTVRKMPSVSEILNSRIEEEEEEENLEENLSTSLGRPSTTEEYTTKTTTLRTVETREREKDQSTTTLKTVEEKQRDNDKSTTTLRTVERQRENDQATTTLKTVERQREKGQTTTSTTQKALEEEIQKTQLRVATESSSVEKVPLSNANWKFVRRPQPPQDSENPEALPRPSGPRRRRPLRPRIKLPPPITYHRTSTTPPQETFASTSTTATTTHPPPTSTTTTTTTTTPLTTTITVTSTTTPRVVLTTTTTTTTTPVPTTAATTRTPAQVVIDSLTEIMKQATNTSRNKDRVYNITAKLESLNRRLAEQGIHIIHAEVDGEKIKLDNRMIIRPRQPPVTTFRPSTSLPASTLPFPRPSAPSSSTSFSFFTPSTEEDAQGKQIQTSIRSSFSFHTSHSPDTVNEVQTTTGDSTPTTNKPVDMRKPDDKPFLAPSRLPTAMEGEEQTRNISDPRMPESPSVIISGTRSSLDWEGRRGTSTSILATATVPTTVTTRTRSTTVPVTTHQPVTTPSLRLRPTHEAGNESQSPDDARPSTTVHPTSHHRPTFFPPPTDHSHADRTPNPTRIPTIKVVSILKGAEVPGSPATVEDVVEDDLQVLKDSQDMNDTPKASYTAIYVISVIGVIPAAGLAFFIARRFLKKTQKALPESEERGEGFTPITHHHSRKTQSSAHAPAMQESDGPSSVEAKNPRFTPWEFPRSKLRIASILGQGNFGVVWKAEARDLCACEGSQGGPTVLVAVKGVKEGAGQKEKQDLLKELAIMQHLGHHTNVVTLLGCCTQQEPYYVIMEYVMFGKLLTFLRDHRTRQNYYNFSSDTAALTSQDLTRFACQVASGCEYIQSRGIIHRDLASRNVLVDHNKVCKIADFGLARSVKDLGSDIYEQKSRGALPIRWMAPESLYMSIFTHKSDVWSLGILCWEIVTLGSTPYPGMTAREVMRRVREGYRLERPEHCHQELYRIVTRCWHQDLNQRPSFTEIKEDLQELLENSPTGYIDLENFPESSYYSMHENTEEKL, encoded by the exons GTGTTTGTCAGGGTGGGGCGGCGAGGTTCTACACAACTAACACCCTGACGGAGGTTGAGCCGCGCGTGGGGGGAGACTACGACGCGCTCCTCGACCAGGTGAGCGGGGACTTCGGCGTCAGGTCAGAGGTGCTGGAGGCGGCAGGGCAGGAGCCAGAGTACCGGGGAGCGGACACGATGGTGGTGCCCCTGTACATCCCTAAGGGCGCCGTGCCGATCAAGGTGGCCCGCATCGCTCGCTCTGACTCACGCGACCCTGTGCTGGAGGTGGTGGACCTGACCATGTCCCCCGCGGCTGATTCCGTCCTCATACGAAGGATAGGACCGGTGGACAGACAAAGGGCAGCGTCGCCACCTAACAGAGCCACCTGGAGACCCCCGCAGAGGACGAGGATAACGAGATTGACTCCTATTAGACGATCAGACTCTCCTCGTCGACGTGTTCCCTTGCCCTCTTCGTCCTCgccctctccctcgccctcgTCCTCGCTCTCCTCCCCGTCCCCGCCCTTACCCCGCTCCCCGGCCCTGCAGTCTGAGTTCGGGAAAAGACTGCCTGTGTCTGAGGGCGGCCCCATAGACACTCCAGTCCCGGACACAGACACCGCCACCAAAAGAGCGAAGAAGAATGAGTTAAGTAAAGATTCGCAGTTTCCTGAAGAGCTGCACACTACCactcttcccaccaccaccaccaccccaaccaccaccactaccgccgccgcTTCCTCTGCATCCACTTCCTCGCCTCCACCGCCCCCAGATCCCAAAGGCGGAGAGATTAAAGCCACAACTCGTAGGTTTTCCACTCATTTAGCCTCCACCTCTACCAGTACCGCTATCCCATCAACTACCACTTCATCCACCTCTactaccacacccaccaccaccaccaatgccaagtctccaccacctaccaccaccaccactacttccactacaccaTCAGCCACTGAgaaaaccacaaccaccactactacagagTCCACCGCACAGAAgaccccttcctccacctcctccactacgGAACGGCGATCCATTATCTTTCCTAGACCGGTGGAGAGTGTGATAAACGGCAGAGGGAAAAGcttagcaaccaccaccaccaccacaacctccaccactactaccaccaccaccacgccctccaccaccaccaccaagacagtAACAAGTGGCCGGAGTTTCCCTGTACCTGTGAGGAACCTGCCAGCGTGGGTGATGAGGcccagaacaccaccaccaccaccaccgcgacgcatcttcatcaccaccaccaccagcaccaccaccaccacggagaGACCACGTAGAATTAGAGATAAGCTAAGACGGCTGAGCAGACTTCGAGGTGGTGTTAATAAGGagccttccaccactaccaccaccacaaccaccacaacggaGAGAGCCCGAACCACTACCCCgtcaaccactaccactacaactgaGAGGAAGACACCGCCGACCACAACACAGCCCTCCACGACCACCAGAAGAACCTCCACCGTCAGGAAGATGCCGAGTGTGAGTGAAATATTGAACTCCcgtattgaagaggaggaggaggaggagaacctggAGGAGAACCTTTCTACTAGCCTGGGCCGCCCTTCAACGACCGAGGAATACACGACGAAAACTACGACCTTGAGAACCgttgaaacaagagagagagagaaggaccagAGCACAACGACTTTGAAAACTGTTGAGGAAAAGCAAAGAGATAACGACAAAAGCACCACGACTTTGAGAACTGTTGAAAGGCAGCGAGAGAACGATCAGGCCACCACGACCTTGAAAACTGTTGAAAGGCAAAGAGAGAAGGGCCAGACAACTACTTCGACCACGCAGAAGGccctggaggaggagatacagaaGACCCAACTTCGTGTGGCAACCGAATCCTCGTCAGTAGAAAAGGTCCCTCTCTCCAACGCCAACTGGAAGTTCGTGAGACGCCCGCAACCTCCCCAGGACAGTGAAAACCCAGAGGCACTCCCAAGACCTTCAGGACCCCGTCGGCGCCGCCCTCTGAGGCCTAGAATCAAGCTGCCACCACCCATAACCTACCACAgaacctccaccacaccaccacaggaaACCttcgcctccacctccaccactgccactaccacacatcctccccccacctctacgaccaccaccaccaccactaccacaccacttaCCACTACAATCACAGTAACCTCAACAACCACCCCGCGTGTTGTTctaaccaccacgaccaccaccaccaccacacctgtcccCACCACAGCTGCCACCACGAGAACCCCAGCGCAGGTGGTGATAGACAGCCTGACGGAGATCATGAAGCAggccaccaacaccagcaggaACAAGGACCGCGTGTACAACATCACGGCGAAGCTGGAGAGCCTCAACCGGCGACTGGCGGAGCAAGGCATTCACATCATTCACGCTGAGGTGGATGGCGAGAAGATCAAGCTAGACAACAGGATGATAATACGACCTAGACAGCCTCCAGTCACCACCTTCAGGCCCTCCACCTCCCTGCCAGCCTCCACCCTCCCGTTCCCGCGACCCTCAGCTCCCTCATCCTccacgtccttctccttcttcacgcCCTCAACAGAAGAAGACGCACAGGGCAAGCAGATTCAGACCTCCATcagatcctccttctccttccacacCTCCCACTCCCCAGACACTGTGAACGAGGTGCAGACAACCACCGGAGactccacgcccaccaccaacAAACCTGTAGACATGAGGAAACCAGACGACAAGCCCTTCCTCGCCCCCTCCAGGCTCCCGACGGCGATGGAGGGCGAAGAGCAGACCAGGAACATCTCAGACCCAAGGATGCCTGAGTCTCCCTCCGTCATTATCAGCGGCACGAGGTCTAGTTTGGACTGGGAGGGCCGGCGCGGGACCTCCACCTCTATACTCGCCACAGCCACCGTccccaccaccgtcaccacccgCACCAGGTCCACCACCGTGCCCGTCACCACACACCAGCCTGTCACCACGCCCTCTCTCCGCCTCCGCCCGACACACGAGGCAGGGAATGAGTCTCAGTCTCCTGACGACGCCCGGCCCTCCACCACCGTCCACCCGACCTCCCACCACCGCCCAACTTTCTTCCCGCCGCCCACCGACCACAGTCACGCCGACAGAACTCCGAATCCTACGCGCATCCCGACCATCAAGGTAGTGTCCATCCTGAAGGGCGCAGAGGTCCCAGGATCCCCCGCTACTGTAGAGGATGTCGTAGAGGATGACCTGCAGGTTCTAAAGGACTCGCAGGATATGAATGACACCCCAAAGGCCTCTTACACCGCCATCTACGTCATCAGTGTCATCGGCGTCATCCCAGCGGCTGGGCTCGCCTTCTTCATCGCCCGCAGGTTCCTGAAGAAGACACAGAAGGCGCTGccggagagtgaagagagaggggaagggttcACGCCCATCACGCACCACCACTCCAGGAAAACGCAGTCCTCAGCCCACGCCCCAGCTATG cAGGAGAGTGATGGGCCTTCGTCAGTAGAGGCAAAGAACCCTCGCTTCACGCCCTGGGAATTTCCTCGCTCCAAGCTTCGTATCGCCTCCATCCTGGGCCAGGGCAACTTcggagtg GTGTGGAAGGCAGAGGCGCGGGACCTGTGTGCGTGTGAAGGGTCCCAGGGCGGCCCCacggtgctggtggcggtgaagggcgtgaaggaaggcgcCGGACAGAAGGAGAAGCAAGATCTACTGAAGGAGCTGGCCATCATGCAACACCTGGGCCATCACACTAATGTTGTCACGCTGCTCGGGTGTTGTACTCAGCaag aGCCTTACTACGTCATCATGGAGTACGTGATGTTTGGCAAGCTGCTCACCTTCCTCCGAGACCATCGCACCAGACAGAACTATTACAACTTCTCTTCAGACACAGCAGCCCTCACCTCCCAAGACCTCACCCGCTTCGCCTGTCAAGTGGCCTCAGGGTGCGAGTACATTCAGAGCCGAGGg ATTATCCACCGAGACTTGGCTTCACGTAACGTCCTCGTCGACCACAACAAAGTCTGCAAGATCGCTGACTTCGGGCTGGCGAGGAGTGTGAAGGACCTGGGCAGTGACATCTATGAGCAGAAGAGCAGG GGAGCCTTGCCTATTAGATGGATGGCCCCGGAGTCTCTCTATATGAGCATCTTCACCCACAAGTCCGATGTCTGGAGCCTCGGTATTCTCTGCTGGGAAATCGTCACTCTAG GCTCCACCCCGTACCCCGGCATGACTGCGCGGGAGGTGATGCGGCGAGTGCGTGAGGGTTACCGCCTGGAGCGACCCGAGCACTGTCACCAGGAGCTGTATCGCATCGTTACCCGCTGCTGGCACCAAGACCTCAATCAGCGTCCCTCCTTCACGGAAATCAAGGAGGACCTGCAAGAACTCCTAGAGAACTCCCCGACTGGTTATATCGACCTTGAAAACTTCCCAGAGAGCAGTTATTACTCCATGCATGAAAATACCGAGGAGAAATTGTAA